The nucleotide window CCGAGCGTCTATGCGCAGCGCGAAACACCGGTGCCGTTGAAGGCGCGCTACATGAAGAAAGACCTCGCCGACTGGGCGCGCTCGGCTGGGCTTTCGATCAAGATGCCGCCGACGGTGTTTCCGGTGAACAGCGTCAAGGCGATGCGCGGCTGCGTCTGGCTCGGAAACGACATGGTGCCGTTCGTCACCGCGGTGTTTGAGGCCTATTGGGGCGGCGACAAGGACATCTCGCAGGATTCGGTACTGACGGAAATCTGCAAGAAGGTCGGCATCGACCAAGTCAAATTCTTCGAGGGTATCGGCCAGCAGGCGATCAAGGATCAACTCAAGGCCAACACGGACGAGGTG belongs to Bradyrhizobium icense and includes:
- a CDS encoding 2-hydroxychromene-2-carboxylate isomerase, which produces MLEFFFDCSSPWTYLAFHNIQPLGKELGVEITWRPILVGGIFNTVNPSVYAQRETPVPLKARYMKKDLADWARSAGLSIKMPPTVFPVNSVKAMRGCVWLGNDMVPFVTAVFEAYWGGDKDISQDSVLTEICKKVGIDQVKFFEGIGQQAIKDQLKANTDEVMARGGFGSPTIFVDKSDMYFGNDRMPLIREALERLKARAA